In the genome of Flaviflexus ciconiae, one region contains:
- a CDS encoding exonuclease domain-containing protein: MSTSAHWTEGPLVGFDTETTGVSPKHSRLVTASIIVTGDEPTTYGWLANPGVEIPTAAQEVHGISTAKARAEGRDPIEVLTEIRDILVSHLEQKHPVVAFNASFDLSLMESELARHGLATITDQLGGEPSPVLDPLVLDRLLDPYRKGPRRLETLIGIYRIDAGGFHDAHNDVVATLKLLKAMTAEHAVLKVSSLRKLHELQKQAHEKWATGFNEWLASKGRTPDADPSWPLGSDLGQPDDESE, from the coding sequence ATGTCGACAAGCGCTCACTGGACCGAAGGACCACTCGTCGGTTTCGATACCGAGACCACCGGAGTGAGCCCGAAGCACTCTCGCCTGGTCACAGCCTCAATCATCGTCACCGGCGACGAACCGACGACCTATGGCTGGCTCGCCAATCCAGGTGTGGAGATTCCAACGGCAGCTCAAGAAGTTCACGGTATTTCCACCGCAAAGGCGCGCGCCGAAGGTAGGGACCCGATCGAAGTACTCACTGAGATCCGGGATATTCTTGTTAGCCATCTTGAGCAGAAGCATCCCGTTGTCGCTTTCAACGCTTCCTTCGACCTCAGCCTCATGGAATCCGAGTTGGCACGGCACGGCCTTGCCACCATCACCGATCAGCTCGGAGGCGAACCCTCCCCCGTCCTCGATCCGCTCGTCTTAGACAGGTTGCTCGATCCGTACCGCAAGGGCCCGCGCCGTCTCGAAACCCTTATCGGCATCTACCGGATTGATGCTGGTGGTTTCCACGACGCTCACAACGATGTCGTCGCTACCCTGAAGCTCCTCAAGGCCATGACTGCGGAGCACGCTGTCCTCAAGGTGTCCTCCCTCCGTAAGCTCCACGAGCTACAGAAGCAGGCCCATGAGAAGTGGGCAACGGGCTTCAATGAGTGGCTCGCAAGCAAGGGACGTACCCCAGACGCTGATCCGTCGTGGCCCCTCGGTTCCGACCTCGGCCAACCTGACGACGAATCTGAATAA
- a CDS encoding class I SAM-dependent methyltransferase, whose product MLDGKAAEAHAAKMRGLVTAGVDMSVDARFVDVLCRRGSHILDIGCGIGNAVRALRTAGHEAYGIDPSERVLSVAYELSTADWFRSLSAQSVSVDSLARAALPVEYDAILMTGNVPAFLSSEELESVMCSVALLLNDGGILVIGTTTASRGGPRDQDRIAESVDLKLLHRYSDWHLTPWSRNSPWTVSVFGGEGQRDFGSGPDGIFTLP is encoded by the coding sequence GTGCTAGATGGCAAGGCGGCTGAAGCGCATGCGGCAAAGATGAGGGGACTAGTTACTGCCGGGGTAGACATGTCGGTGGATGCTCGGTTCGTTGATGTTCTCTGCCGGAGGGGATCTCACATACTCGATATTGGGTGTGGGATCGGGAACGCAGTACGTGCGTTGAGGACGGCAGGTCATGAAGCCTACGGAATTGATCCAAGTGAGCGGGTTCTCTCGGTTGCTTATGAGCTTTCGACAGCTGACTGGTTTAGGTCGCTCTCTGCTCAGAGCGTCAGTGTGGATTCTCTGGCACGGGCGGCTTTGCCGGTCGAATACGATGCGATTCTCATGACCGGGAATGTCCCGGCGTTCCTTTCTTCCGAAGAACTTGAATCCGTTATGTGCTCGGTAGCACTTCTTCTCAACGATGGCGGGATTCTTGTTATTGGAACAACCACTGCATCACGCGGGGGCCCACGTGATCAGGATCGAATTGCGGAGAGCGTAGATCTGAAACTCCTGCACCGCTACTCTGACTGGCACCTCACTCCATGGTCTCGGAATTCCCCCTGGACGGTGTCAGTGTTTGGGGGCGAAGGTCAACGAGACTTTGGTAGCGGTCCCGATGGGATATTTACTCTGCCGTAG
- a CDS encoding glycosyltransferase → MTWLEILVAIPFVVLTVVGLLIPMSAILAALRPKVAPATKHSVPYVSVIVPAYNEGVVLAACLDSILNSGYQKLELIVVDDGSTDNTAEVMAEYADRAITIYKENGGKGSALNAGIARATGEILIFVDADGIFTQDTIPNMLAGFRHKFVGAVCGNDQPVNTHNALTRILALMTHTGTGLARRGLALLGMLPIVAGNSGAFRASAIRKVGGFREDTLGEDLELTWRVQEAGYEVEFAADAIVLAEVPDNLTALWKQRVRWARGLIQTIRNHRAEFLTPFRSMFHLYLPINVFSQLIQPVVQLLALIAVPVLIMTGIGTGVGWASGLPSIWIVLGFSLSLFNIILALLLDKAWRDFRHLIVVPLLLPFSLFLSCVTVAAIWKEFTGQEQKWNKLERTGLQTVNA, encoded by the coding sequence GTGACCTGGCTAGAGATTCTCGTAGCCATCCCGTTCGTTGTTCTCACGGTCGTTGGGCTACTCATCCCCATGTCCGCGATCCTCGCTGCATTACGACCCAAGGTTGCCCCGGCAACCAAGCACTCGGTGCCCTATGTTTCCGTCATTGTTCCCGCCTACAACGAAGGTGTGGTCCTGGCTGCCTGCCTCGACTCGATCCTGAACTCCGGTTATCAGAAGCTGGAACTCATCGTCGTGGACGATGGGTCGACCGATAACACTGCTGAGGTTATGGCGGAGTACGCGGATCGTGCCATCACGATCTACAAGGAGAACGGCGGTAAGGGCTCCGCCCTCAACGCCGGGATCGCACGCGCCACAGGAGAGATTCTGATCTTCGTTGATGCTGACGGCATCTTCACCCAAGACACCATCCCGAACATGCTTGCTGGCTTCCGCCACAAGTTCGTCGGAGCGGTCTGCGGTAACGACCAGCCGGTCAACACCCACAACGCTCTCACCCGAATCCTTGCCCTCATGACCCACACTGGTACGGGACTGGCACGCCGTGGCCTAGCCCTTCTCGGCATGCTTCCCATTGTTGCCGGTAACTCCGGCGCCTTCCGTGCCTCCGCTATCCGCAAGGTTGGTGGTTTCCGGGAAGATACCCTCGGTGAAGACCTCGAGCTCACGTGGCGAGTGCAGGAAGCCGGATACGAAGTCGAGTTCGCCGCCGATGCGATCGTTCTGGCCGAAGTGCCAGACAACCTGACGGCACTATGGAAGCAGCGCGTCCGGTGGGCCCGCGGCCTTATCCAGACCATCCGCAACCATCGAGCAGAATTCCTGACACCCTTCAGGTCCATGTTCCACCTGTACCTGCCGATCAACGTGTTCTCACAGCTGATCCAGCCCGTCGTACAGTTACTTGCTCTCATAGCTGTCCCGGTTCTGATTATGACGGGAATTGGCACGGGAGTGGGATGGGCGAGCGGGCTCCCCAGCATCTGGATCGTCCTCGGCTTCAGCCTCTCACTGTTCAACATCATCCTTGCCCTCCTTTTGGACAAGGCATGGCGGGACTTCCGACACCTGATCGTCGTTCCCCTGCTCCTACCGTTCTCACTCTTCCTTTCCTGCGTAACCGTCGCAGCTATCTGGAAAGAGTTCACGGGACAAGAACAGAAATGGAACAAGCTTGAACGCACCGGCCTCCAAACAGTCAATGCGTGA
- a CDS encoding GNAT family N-acetyltransferase codes for MSVELMTVSTPEVVEAINELLPQLSKSASLLTEEQVDDLLAQEMVYLFAFRHDETNAIVGMLTLATFKIPTGLRAWVEDVVVSGAARGQGAGRKLIEEAVAYADKLGAKSVDLTSRPTREAANRLYMRCGFEKRETNVYRFNASAVVDSL; via the coding sequence ATGTCCGTAGAATTGATGACCGTTTCCACCCCTGAAGTTGTCGAAGCGATCAATGAGCTGCTCCCGCAGCTCTCCAAGTCCGCCTCCCTTCTCACCGAGGAGCAGGTCGATGATCTTCTCGCGCAGGAGATGGTCTACCTTTTTGCATTCCGTCACGACGAAACCAATGCAATCGTTGGAATGCTGACCCTTGCCACGTTTAAGATCCCGACCGGGCTCCGCGCCTGGGTCGAGGACGTCGTTGTCTCTGGGGCCGCCCGCGGCCAGGGAGCCGGCCGCAAACTCATCGAAGAAGCGGTCGCCTACGCCGACAAGCTCGGCGCCAAGTCAGTTGACCTCACCTCCCGCCCAACCCGCGAGGCAGCAAACCGTCTCTACATGCGTTGCGGATTCGAGAAGCGCGAAACCAACGTCTACCGCTTCAACGCTAGCGCCGTCGTCGACAGCCTGTAG
- a CDS encoding nuclear transport factor 2 family protein — protein MSRFQRDELLELENAGWQALCDSTGGTFYGDLMTEDALFILVNGTAMTREQIAGLLNGAPGWDSYEITDARMIEVSEDVAALVYRATATRADLPEPFTAVMTSLYRRIEGRLRLALYQQTTITH, from the coding sequence GTGAGTCGTTTTCAACGTGATGAGCTTCTGGAACTAGAGAATGCGGGATGGCAGGCACTCTGTGATTCCACGGGAGGTACTTTCTACGGTGACCTCATGACAGAGGATGCTCTCTTTATCCTTGTGAACGGTACTGCTATGACTCGCGAGCAGATCGCGGGCTTGCTAAATGGGGCCCCGGGCTGGGATTCCTATGAGATCACCGATGCTCGGATGATCGAGGTAAGCGAGGACGTTGCCGCCCTTGTTTATCGGGCGACCGCGACTCGTGCTGACTTGCCTGAACCCTTCACGGCAGTCATGACCAGCCTTTACCGGCGTATTGAGGGCCGTCTACGTCTCGCCCTCTACCAGCAGACAACGATCACGCACTGA
- a CDS encoding YkvI family membrane protein, whose translation MDYARDAWRVQENVVRTAIGIAFAFVGVFIGAGFASGQEALQYFVAFGLDGIWGGLLTVASLTFAGLVMLALGSYFRAGEHSVVFTKITHPAVARFLDVAIMVTLFATGMVMIAGAGSNLEQQFGWLTWAGSVLMVILVCLTGLHDVDRVTVVIGAATPVIVICIVAACVYSIINAPGTLAELEPQTELVATTLPNWWVASINYVGLGLMVGVSVAIVMGGANHWLKASAIGGATGGLIAGLLMLLAIVAIFFAIGDVWDAELPILELVNRISPVFGYVMAIIVFAMIYNTAIAMFYAFAKRATANKPKQFWPVLVASSLVSFAVSFVGFSELVGYVYPAIGYVGMALLVILGVAWVKGRTKVREEIERRGRIRSLIRRKLDPAKRFTKRHEAQLSDEISASPVDDRHLQNDAHEFVHRELVADDSVDYPVAESVDEPVAVVER comes from the coding sequence ATGGATTATGCGCGGGATGCGTGGAGAGTACAGGAAAACGTGGTTCGTACGGCAATAGGAATAGCCTTTGCTTTTGTTGGAGTATTCATCGGTGCGGGATTTGCATCGGGCCAGGAGGCCCTGCAGTACTTCGTGGCTTTTGGCCTTGATGGCATCTGGGGCGGACTCCTCACCGTAGCCTCACTGACTTTTGCTGGACTCGTCATGCTGGCCCTCGGAAGCTACTTTAGGGCAGGGGAGCATTCTGTTGTCTTCACGAAGATCACCCACCCCGCCGTTGCACGGTTCCTTGACGTGGCAATCATGGTGACTCTTTTCGCCACCGGCATGGTCATGATTGCCGGCGCAGGATCCAACCTGGAGCAACAGTTCGGCTGGCTGACGTGGGCCGGTTCCGTTCTCATGGTTATTCTTGTCTGTCTCACGGGACTTCACGACGTTGATCGAGTCACCGTTGTCATCGGTGCCGCCACCCCGGTCATTGTTATCTGCATCGTGGCTGCCTGCGTCTACTCGATCATCAATGCTCCCGGAACTCTTGCGGAGCTTGAACCACAGACTGAACTGGTTGCGACGACACTGCCGAACTGGTGGGTTGCCAGCATCAACTACGTGGGCCTCGGCCTCATGGTGGGTGTCTCCGTGGCGATCGTCATGGGAGGAGCCAACCATTGGCTGAAAGCGTCCGCCATTGGTGGTGCCACCGGCGGCCTCATTGCCGGTCTCCTCATGCTTCTCGCGATCGTCGCCATATTTTTTGCTATCGGTGACGTGTGGGATGCTGAGCTCCCGATCCTTGAGCTCGTCAACCGCATCAGCCCCGTCTTTGGATATGTCATGGCGATCATCGTTTTCGCCATGATCTACAACACCGCGATCGCGATGTTCTACGCCTTCGCTAAGCGCGCCACCGCTAACAAGCCCAAGCAGTTCTGGCCTGTCCTTGTCGCCTCCTCGCTTGTTTCTTTCGCGGTCTCTTTCGTTGGCTTCAGCGAACTCGTTGGCTACGTATACCCGGCCATTGGCTACGTTGGTATGGCACTCCTTGTCATCCTCGGTGTTGCCTGGGTGAAGGGCCGAACCAAGGTCAGGGAAGAGATTGAACGACGCGGTCGCATCCGTTCCCTGATCCGCCGCAAACTCGACCCTGCCAAGCGCTTTACCAAAAGGCATGAGGCCCAACTGTCGGATGAAATCAGTGCCTCTCCCGTTGATGACAGGCATCTGCAAAACGATGCTCACGAATTCGTGCACCGCGAGCTGGTTGCGGATGACTCGGTGGACTACCCTGTTGCGGAAAGCGTCGATGAACCCGTTGCTGTGGTGGAACGCTAA
- the frr gene encoding ribosome recycling factor, with product MIDDILLDAEDKMEKAIEVARNDFSNIRSGRANAGMFNSILVDYYGAPTPLQQLATVAIPEARTVTISPYDRSSIQAIDKALRESDLGVNPTDDGQFLRINLPPLTEERRRDYVKLARTKAEDARITIRSIRRKAKEELDRIKKDGEAGEDEVERAEKELESVTKRHTDLVDQILDAKEKDLLEV from the coding sequence ATGATTGACGACATTCTGCTTGATGCAGAAGACAAAATGGAAAAGGCGATCGAGGTAGCTCGCAACGACTTCTCGAACATCCGCTCGGGCCGTGCCAACGCCGGCATGTTCAACTCGATCCTCGTCGACTACTACGGTGCACCGACGCCGCTTCAGCAGCTCGCGACCGTCGCGATCCCCGAGGCTCGTACCGTGACGATCTCGCCCTACGACCGTAGCTCGATCCAGGCGATCGACAAGGCCCTGCGCGAGTCCGATCTGGGAGTGAACCCGACCGACGACGGTCAGTTCCTGCGTATCAACCTGCCCCCGCTCACGGAGGAGCGTCGCCGCGACTACGTGAAGCTGGCCCGCACGAAGGCTGAGGACGCTCGTATCACGATCCGTTCGATCCGCCGCAAGGCCAAGGAAGAGCTCGACCGCATCAAGAAGGACGGCGAGGCCGGCGAGGACGAGGTCGAGCGCGCCGAGAAGGAACTCGAGTCCGTCACCAAGCGTCACACGGACCTTGTTGACCAGATCCTTGACGCCAAGGAAAAGGACCTTCTCGAAGTCTGA
- a CDS encoding class II fumarate hydratase, whose translation MTAEFRIEHDTMGEVKVPAKALYRAQTQRAVENFPISGKVLTSHHISALGQVKRAAALANAELGVIDEDKAKAIAAAAEQVIAGDHDGEFPIDVFQTGSGTSSNMNTNEVISTIATRDSGIEIHPNDHVNASQSSNDVFPSSIHIAATEAAVRVVVPKLTVLAESLEKKAEEFKDVVKAGRTHLMDATPIMLGQEFSGYAQQIRNGIKRVEATIPHLAELPLGGTAVGTGINTPAGFSARVIELIAENTGLPFVEAPNHFEAQAAQDSLVEASGALRVVAVSLVKIANDLRWAGSGPRAGIGEINLPDLQPGSSIMPGKVNPVLPEATVQVAAQVIGNDAAIAFAGAQGNFDLLVMLPVMAQNLLESMNIVANVSEVLAERCIDGITANVERAKELAESSPSIVTPLNRIIGYENAAKIAKHSVKENITVRQAVIDLGFVERGEITEEQLDVALDVASMTRPATK comes from the coding sequence GTGACTGCAGAATTTCGCATCGAACACGACACGATGGGCGAAGTTAAGGTGCCTGCCAAGGCCCTCTATCGAGCACAGACCCAGCGAGCAGTGGAGAACTTCCCGATCTCGGGCAAGGTATTGACTTCCCACCACATCAGCGCACTCGGACAGGTCAAGCGCGCCGCCGCTCTTGCCAACGCCGAACTCGGTGTCATCGACGAGGATAAGGCCAAGGCTATTGCGGCTGCCGCTGAGCAGGTCATTGCTGGAGACCACGATGGTGAGTTCCCGATCGACGTGTTCCAGACTGGTTCCGGCACGTCCTCGAACATGAACACGAACGAGGTCATCTCGACCATCGCAACCCGCGACTCCGGGATCGAGATCCACCCCAACGACCACGTCAACGCATCCCAGTCCTCGAACGACGTGTTCCCGTCCTCGATCCACATCGCGGCCACGGAAGCAGCTGTCCGCGTTGTTGTTCCCAAGCTCACGGTCCTCGCAGAGTCGCTGGAGAAGAAGGCCGAAGAGTTCAAGGACGTCGTCAAGGCCGGCCGCACCCACCTCATGGATGCAACCCCAATCATGCTTGGCCAGGAGTTCTCGGGCTACGCCCAGCAGATCCGCAACGGCATTAAGCGCGTTGAGGCCACAATCCCGCACCTCGCTGAACTTCCCCTCGGCGGAACCGCCGTCGGCACGGGCATCAACACCCCCGCAGGCTTCTCTGCGCGAGTCATTGAGCTCATTGCCGAGAACACCGGACTTCCGTTCGTTGAGGCCCCGAACCACTTCGAGGCGCAGGCCGCACAGGACTCCCTCGTTGAAGCGTCTGGTGCACTCCGCGTTGTTGCAGTCTCGCTCGTCAAGATCGCGAACGACCTGCGTTGGGCAGGCTCCGGCCCCCGCGCCGGTATTGGCGAAATCAACCTTCCCGACCTTCAGCCGGGATCGTCGATCATGCCGGGCAAGGTTAACCCTGTCCTCCCCGAAGCCACCGTTCAGGTTGCTGCCCAGGTCATCGGTAACGATGCTGCAATCGCCTTCGCGGGCGCTCAGGGTAACTTCGACCTGCTCGTCATGCTCCCCGTCATGGCACAGAACCTCCTCGAGTCGATGAACATCGTCGCGAACGTCTCCGAGGTTCTTGCCGAGCGCTGCATCGATGGCATTACCGCCAACGTTGAGCGCGCGAAGGAGCTTGCTGAGTCCTCACCGTCGATCGTCACCCCGCTCAACCGCATCATCGGTTACGAGAACGCCGCGAAGATCGCGAAGCACTCCGTCAAGGAGAACATCACGGTCCGCCAGGCAGTCATCGATCTTGGTTTTGTTGAGCGTGGCGAGATTACCGAAGAGCAACTGGATGTGGCACTCGATGTTGCGTCAATGACCCGTCCAGCGACGAAGTAA
- a CDS encoding phosphatidate cytidylyltransferase, giving the protein MEAVKGDAWLGKLAPRPPKPPAPTESRAGRNLPAAIITALALLGAVGLSLFVWIDSFIVLVALFMMVGLWEAAGAFSTRGFYIPVLPLWISAAGIAAATWFYADVGLLVTFSFAAMLVIAWRFRAGGKWAARDCAAGVFALSWIGLLGGFAVLLAGMENGAWAVITFVILPVASDTGGYFAGVLFGKHPMAPTISPKKSWEGFAGSIITAMIIGVLCAHFALDIPAWWGIILGVCCTIAGTAGDLSESLLKRDLGVKDMGSIFPGHGGVLDRVDSILVCAPVVYILLLAATGGFAA; this is encoded by the coding sequence ATGGAAGCTGTCAAAGGTGATGCGTGGCTGGGGAAGCTCGCACCGAGACCCCCTAAACCACCGGCACCTACCGAGTCGCGGGCAGGAAGGAACCTGCCCGCGGCCATCATCACAGCACTGGCCCTCCTTGGAGCCGTGGGCCTGTCGCTGTTCGTCTGGATCGACAGCTTCATCGTGCTCGTCGCACTGTTCATGATGGTGGGGCTGTGGGAAGCCGCAGGAGCATTCTCCACCCGCGGGTTCTACATCCCGGTCCTACCACTGTGGATCTCCGCGGCTGGCATAGCAGCCGCAACCTGGTTCTACGCCGACGTTGGCCTGCTCGTCACGTTCTCATTCGCTGCCATGCTCGTCATAGCGTGGCGGTTTAGAGCCGGCGGGAAGTGGGCAGCACGCGACTGTGCAGCCGGTGTTTTCGCGCTTTCCTGGATTGGCCTGCTCGGCGGTTTTGCCGTGCTGCTTGCCGGCATGGAGAACGGTGCCTGGGCAGTCATTACCTTTGTTATCTTGCCCGTGGCATCGGATACTGGCGGCTACTTCGCCGGTGTCCTGTTTGGCAAGCATCCGATGGCGCCGACGATCTCGCCTAAGAAGTCTTGGGAAGGTTTCGCCGGTTCAATCATCACCGCCATGATCATCGGCGTGCTCTGCGCGCACTTCGCTCTCGACATTCCGGCCTGGTGGGGAATTATCCTCGGCGTGTGCTGCACAATCGCGGGAACCGCAGGAGATCTATCCGAGTCGCTCCTCAAGAGAGACCTGGGCGTGAAAGATATGGGGTCGATCTTCCCCGGGCACGGTGGCGTGCTCGACCGCGTCGACTCGATCCTCGTGTGCGCACCGGTTGTCTACATTCTGCTTCTTGCGGCCACGGGCGGCTTCGCGGCGTAG
- the pyrH gene encoding UMP kinase — MTTSPSDSSPVLGDYNKDNKRRVLLKLSGEMFGGGAVGLDVQVLTRVSAEIKAAVNQGVQVAIVVGGGNFFRGVELQNAGMDRARADYMGMLGTVINAVALQDFLEHAGVPSRVQTAINMAQIAEPYIPLRSIRHLEKGRVVIFGAGAGMPYFSTDTVSAQRALELRCDEILVGKNGVDGVYTADPNKDPSAKKLDFLTYQDALAKGLRVVDAAAFSMCMDNNMNMRIFGMGEEGAVTRALLGEKIGTVVSTTPLEQDNS, encoded by the coding sequence ATGACCACATCACCTTCGGATTCTTCGCCAGTTCTTGGCGATTACAACAAAGATAATAAGAGGCGAGTCCTCCTCAAGCTTTCGGGAGAAATGTTCGGCGGCGGCGCCGTGGGCCTGGATGTTCAGGTTCTCACCCGCGTGTCCGCCGAGATTAAGGCGGCCGTCAACCAGGGCGTCCAGGTTGCCATTGTCGTTGGTGGAGGTAACTTCTTCCGCGGCGTTGAGCTTCAGAACGCCGGCATGGACCGTGCCCGCGCCGACTACATGGGCATGCTCGGCACCGTTATCAACGCCGTCGCCTTGCAGGACTTCCTTGAGCATGCGGGAGTTCCCTCCCGTGTTCAGACCGCGATCAACATGGCTCAGATCGCGGAGCCCTACATTCCACTCCGTTCGATTCGCCACCTCGAGAAGGGCCGCGTCGTCATCTTCGGTGCCGGCGCTGGCATGCCCTACTTCTCGACCGACACCGTATCTGCGCAGCGCGCTCTCGAGTTGCGTTGCGACGAGATCCTCGTGGGCAAGAACGGCGTCGACGGTGTTTACACGGCTGATCCGAACAAGGATCCGTCAGCGAAGAAGCTTGACTTCCTTACCTACCAGGATGCTCTGGCGAAGGGCCTGCGGGTGGTCGACGCTGCGGCGTTCTCCATGTGCATGGACAACAATATGAATATGCGGATCTTTGGAATGGGAGAAGAAGGTGCGGTCACGCGTGCACTTCTCGGTGAAAAGATCGGTACCGTAGTCTCAACAACTCCACTGGAACAGGACAACTCATGA
- a CDS encoding DUF456 domain-containing protein yields MDVAGLILVGLAIAIGLIGTIIQLYPGLPIILIAVGIWAAFTATAAAWWVFAAVALLIVLAYVLSFVIPAKVMRNEGTPWSAMTVGIILAFIGFFVIPVIGMPIGFVVGVYAAEWYRLRSTERAWAQTKSALKGVLLSILIELIAGSLSAGLWILGLFIT; encoded by the coding sequence GTGGATGTTGCCGGACTTATTCTTGTAGGCCTCGCTATTGCGATTGGCCTCATCGGAACGATTATTCAGCTCTATCCCGGCCTGCCAATTATTCTTATTGCGGTCGGGATATGGGCGGCATTTACCGCCACGGCGGCCGCCTGGTGGGTCTTTGCCGCTGTCGCCCTCCTCATCGTTCTTGCTTACGTCTTATCGTTTGTTATCCCCGCCAAGGTGATGAGAAACGAGGGGACCCCGTGGAGTGCCATGACGGTGGGGATCATCCTCGCATTCATAGGTTTCTTCGTTATCCCCGTTATCGGCATGCCGATCGGCTTTGTCGTCGGTGTTTACGCGGCCGAGTGGTATCGCCTGCGCAGCACTGAGAGGGCATGGGCCCAAACAAAGTCCGCTCTCAAAGGTGTGCTTCTGTCGATCCTCATTGAGCTGATTGCTGGTTCCCTGAGTGCGGGCCTGTGGATTCTCGGGCTCTTCATAACGTAA
- a CDS encoding GuaB3 family IMP dehydrogenase-related protein has product MVQEVEIGRGKRARVAYTLDKVAVVPSRRTRDATDVSTSWQIDAYYLDIPIMAAPMDSVTSPETAIAMGEFGGVGVLDLEGLWTRYEDPTSILEELANMPADRAGVRMQEVYREPIKPELITARLSEIRDAGVTVAGALSPQRTQEHWRAVVEAGVDLFVIRGTTVSAEHVSSNREPLNLKRFIYELDVPVIVGGAVTYTAALHLMRTGAAGVLAGYGGGASSANRRTIGVASPMATIVADIAAARRDYLDESSGRYVHVIADGSVSSSGDIVKALACGADGVMLGTALARAAEAPGRGWHWGAEARHPKLPRGERVWVGNEGSLESILFGPAHNARGVSNLVGALRHAMASSGYSDLKEFQRVEIVVQPD; this is encoded by the coding sequence ATGGTACAAGAGGTAGAAATTGGACGCGGCAAGCGAGCACGGGTTGCCTACACACTCGACAAGGTAGCGGTCGTTCCGTCTAGGCGGACGAGAGACGCGACGGATGTGTCGACAAGCTGGCAAATTGACGCCTACTACCTCGACATTCCAATCATGGCAGCACCCATGGATTCCGTGACCTCCCCGGAAACAGCGATTGCCATGGGTGAGTTCGGCGGCGTGGGCGTTCTCGACCTCGAGGGTCTGTGGACCCGCTACGAGGATCCCACCTCAATCCTTGAAGAGCTTGCAAACATGCCGGCGGATCGGGCCGGTGTCCGCATGCAGGAGGTCTACCGGGAGCCCATTAAGCCCGAGCTCATCACTGCCCGTCTTTCTGAGATTCGGGATGCTGGAGTTACCGTGGCAGGTGCCCTGTCACCACAGCGCACCCAGGAACACTGGCGCGCAGTTGTCGAAGCCGGTGTTGACCTCTTCGTCATTCGCGGCACCACGGTCTCTGCGGAGCACGTCTCCTCCAATCGTGAGCCCCTGAACCTCAAGCGTTTCATCTACGAACTCGACGTGCCCGTTATTGTCGGTGGAGCCGTCACCTACACGGCTGCTCTTCACCTCATGCGTACTGGGGCGGCAGGTGTGCTCGCCGGCTACGGTGGCGGAGCCTCCTCAGCTAACCGCCGCACCATCGGCGTGGCGTCCCCCATGGCAACAATCGTTGCCGACATCGCGGCGGCCCGCCGCGACTACCTCGACGAATCTTCCGGACGTTACGTCCATGTCATCGCTGATGGTTCCGTGTCGTCCTCCGGTGACATCGTTAAGGCTCTTGCCTGCGGTGCGGACGGCGTCATGCTGGGTACGGCTCTTGCTCGTGCTGCCGAGGCCCCCGGACGTGGCTGGCACTGGGGTGCGGAAGCACGCCACCCGAAGCTTCCCCGTGGTGAGCGCGTCTGGGTCGGCAACGAGGGTTCACTCGAATCGATCCTGTTCGGTCCCGCCCACAATGCTCGCGGCGTTTCCAACCTTGTTGGGGCGCTGCGCCACGCTATGGCCTCCTCTGGATACTCGGACCTGAAGGAATTCCAGCGAGTCGAGATCGTCGTCCAGCCCGACTAA